The Clostridia bacterium genomic interval GAGGGTCTTTTGGTTGGCATACAGGTACTCAGGCTCAACTATTATGAGTTCTTCTCACGTTTCTACGAAGGAAACGGCCGAGCGTTTGAACCTGTTAGCATAAAATACAATAAAAACAACATTTAGGAGGAATTTTATCATGGAGTACATTCTTTTATTAGTAGTAGCAGCAATAATAGTTATGCCTGCAATACTTATAGGCAAGCGCATCTTAACGGGTAAAAAAGCAAAGTACGCAATGGTAGCAAACGTAGCGGCGATACTCGCCATCTGCGCTCTCACCGTAGCTGGTCCTTTAGGAAACATCGCACTGGCTGCAGGCTCGGCTGCCGGCGCTGACGTAGCGGCTCTCATCGCAGCAAGCGGCAACGCATTCATAGGCGCAGGCCTCGCGGTAGGTCTTGCCTGCGTAGGCGCAGGTATCGCAGTTGCAAGCTCGGCTTCCACCGCAATAAGCGCAATGACCGAGAATTCCAGCATCATGGGACGCGCGCTCATCTTCGTTGCTCTTGGCGAAGGTATTGCTATCTACGGTCTTCTTATCGCGATCCAGATCATCAACAAGATCCCGCTTTGATCTATCGCAAAAGGAGGCTGTTATGCGTTATTATCTTTTAAGCGATAATATCGATACCCTTACGGGTATGCGCCTTGTCGGTATAGAGGGCGAGATCGTAAACGACGCAGACACTCTTTCAAAGAGGATAGACGCGCTCACCCGCGATCCCGACGTTGCAGTTATACTTCTTACCGACACGGTAAACAATATGTGCAAAGAAAAGCTTATAAATATAAAGCTTAACTATAAACAGCCTTTGATTGTTGTTATACCCGACAGACACGGTCGCGGAAGCTTGAGCGATTCTATAACATCGTATGTTAAAGATGCGGTCGGATTAAAGATTTGAGGTGAAGATAAATGAGCGAAGAAAACATTGCCCGCAGCGGTAACGCAAAGCTTGAGCGTTTTATCGAAACCGTACGCGCCGAGGCCGAAAAGCGCCGCGACGAAATATTAGCGCAAACAAAGGCTCTTACAGATGAAAAGATAGCGGTTGAACGCGATAAAATAGAACGCGAGATCTCTGCCTACCTTTTTGAAGAACAGGAAAAACTCGACGCAAGATATAAGCAAACGCTCTCAAAAGTCAATTTTGACGGCAGGCGTATGCTCCTTACAAAGCGCGAAGAGGTCATTGGTTCGGTCTTTGACGAAGTAAAGGCAAAGCTTAGGGAATATGCGAAAACCGATGAATACAAGGCCTACGTTGTAGGCCGCGTAAAGGCGGCGAAAGCCGATATGGGCGAAGGCAGCGTGGCTATAACCTTGCGTCCCGACGATAAGGCGCTTGCAGACGAGGTCAGGGCAGCGTGGGGCGACGGCGCAGAGATAAAGTTCTCGGGCGCCATTGAGAACGGGGGCGTTATGATCGCCTCCCCCGAAAAGCAGATCGTAGTTGACGAGACCTTTGACAAAAAGCTTGTCGAAGCACAAAGCGATTTCGTTAAGACGAGCGGCTTGTATTTCGGCTGATATAAGGCCAATAAGATAAAGCAGGTGTATAATTATGTCTAATGAAACATCAGTAAAGATTTACGGTATAAACGGCCCTGTCGTTACCGTTGAAAGCAACGATGTCCTTAAAATGTCCGAAATGGTCTATGTCGGAAACGAGAACCTCATCGGCGAGGTTATCGGTATCGGAGACGACTACTCGATAATCCAGGTCTAC includes:
- a CDS encoding ATPase → MEYILLLVVAAIIVMPAILIGKRILTGKKAKYAMVANVAAILAICALTVAGPLGNIALAAGSAAGADVAALIAASGNAFIGAGLAVGLACVGAGIAVASSASTAISAMTENSSIMGRALIFVALGEGIAIYGLLIAIQIINKIPL
- a CDS encoding V-type ATP synthase subunit F, whose amino-acid sequence is MRYYLLSDNIDTLTGMRLVGIEGEIVNDADTLSKRIDALTRDPDVAVILLTDTVNNMCKEKLINIKLNYKQPLIVVIPDRHGRGSLSDSITSYVKDAVGLKI